The genome window ATTTCGGCTTGAAGAGACCGTTGGTGGCCTTGGTTCCCTTGAACGGCTTGCGGGGCTTGTCTTGAAGTGAGGCCAGAAACTCCTCCCGTGTCATCTTGCTCAGCGCTGTGTTGGCCCCCATGTTGTTCAGGTTGATGCGCCTCGACGACGCTGAAGAGGACGAGCGGGCCAGACTCGATATGCCTGACGAGATGCTGGAAAGAACCGAGGCCCATGATCTTCGTTTGGCCGATGGCGTGAGTGAGGATGCGCGTGACGGCGACTTGTCTCGCATGTAGGTATCGGAGGTGTCTGGGGAGTCGGCTGAGCTGGCGCTGGCAATCGCCAACGGCGATGAGTCGGGCGAGTCGGACTGTTTGATGGTGACGCTGGTATCCGAGCCCTCAGCGTAAAACCCGGTCTGCGCGTCAGAGAACACTGAGGCACTCATGGGATCGGGAAAGCTGTGTGATCGCGCTGCTTCTAGCCGTTGGCGGGCCCTCCTGTTCCTCATCCGCCGCTCCTCCCGAACCGACCTCAGGAAACGAACTCTGACGAGCATGGTGGTCATGTCTCTGGGCCTCCAATCATCGATTCGACGATCTGGTAGCAAGTTTTTGAGGTGCTTGTGAGTGTTGCGCTGCCTGTGACACAGTCATGTCTTGTTAGCCACACCTTGGCCGCCATGCATGTCATGGATAGGGGGTGCGCACCTGGGATCAAACGTGCCATCTTTGAGGCGCTCAAGGATGCGAACGAGTGGTAATTTTTCGCTTTGTGTACAGACATAGAGGCGCAACAatttcttttgcttttcgACCGGCCATGGCTTTTCGCGGCGCCCTCGTCGGATGGCCGGTTTCCCATTGCTGCTGCCAGCAGCCGTCTTGACGTCGGCCATCCTCTGTCCAGTCCTCTCTCTCGGCCGCTGGTTCGTCTCAAGCACAGTTCGTCCGTCTGTCACTCCTTCTCCACCTGATGTTTGAGTTCCAGTTTGCGAATCGTAAGTTTCAATGACTTCAGTCTCGACCCCAGGTCTGAGGAGGATCGGCTGCGAATGATTGTCAATCTCGACCATCCACACTCGGCAGCCTCGTCGGGGATCCCTGGTAGTCGCTGCTGTGTTCGGCCGGTCTGGTTGTGGTCGGACAGGCGGTGTTAGTGTCGGGTAGTTGAGGATTATGGCACGGGGGTATATTGACGACGATAGCAACGGGAGTATGTGTGACGATGAGGCTTTCGGGACTGGCTGCAGTTTAAGACGCTCAGCTTGAGATTCCAGTGGTCCCAGAGGCCAAAACTGGTGCGTTCTCGCGGGGACGTAGCTTTCCCCAATCGGTTCTAGAAGGCTGCCAGGCCCAGTCACCGGAAGTGAGCCTTGGCTGCTGTGGGAAGTCCCCCTCGCTACTGTACACGCCGGAATGGCGAAATGGAACCCCCGCTCTGCCCCAGAACCTGGATCCTAATTTCCACCACTGAAGCACCACTGTGCTGAGCTGAGGTAGTGAGCCTGCCGGACCGGCAGTGATAGAGACCTATGATGCTACCGGTATTTGTCACTCGAAGCACTGTCCGAGCGTGTTTGTCGAGCTATCAGGTGACTAGTGATTTGGTAACAGCAACTGGACCTCctgggaagaagaaaaggaaggatTATGGTGTGGGGAGAAGCTGACCAAATGCCGGCTCGTTTCGCATCCCCTTGCGATTCCATTCGTCTTGCTGTCCTTCCATTGCAGGTTCTGCGCAACTGCAACCCCCGCCAAACGGGACAACAGCGAAAGAGGCATGGCTCAGGCAAGGCGACAAGGGCGAGGGTCGCTGTGGTGTTGACAGGCTCTGGCTGGGCGAGATGGTTCCTGGCATGACCGTCCCTTGGCAAGTGTTGGCACGCCTGGCAGCTGTTGACGCTGGTTTGGCAGGTTACACGAGAACTCCAAGCTGGGCCAATCAGCAGCCAGTAATTGCATTGCTGCGCCCCACAGGGTCCGAGCACATTGCGATTGGGACCTCACTTCTCCTTTTTCGGACTagcatccacctcctcaagcCAAGGTCAACTGCAAGGACAATCAACAGCATCACCATTCACAGACAACAGACAACAGCTGGGAGAGAGCATCTCAGTCACAGCATGGTATCAAATTCAAGGTGGTGACAGCTTCAAACATCTGACCGATCGTCGCTTTTCCGACATAACCACAGAGCAAGAGCAGAGACCCTCTGCAGCAGATGAAGGGGCGGGAGATGCGCAAAGAAGATTGAACGTTGGTTTCAACAGGTCCTTGGATTGATTGGGACATGCACGGGACGAAATCTGCGCCAAGAACCACACTTTTTCAATACAAACATTTTTTCAACACTGCATCGccaacacccaccatccatcatccatcaccgtcatcttttctgtcttgtcccttttttttcttggccATTTCTTCGGTTCCTTCGGAGCTGGACTGCCGAACATGAGAGCGGAAAACGGAGGCCCGAAACAACGTCACAGTCCGGAAGAGTTCTCCGAACGGTCACTGACTGCGGGTCCATCTGGTCTGGTTTTGTCAAGACAACCATGACATGTAGGGCTGACGGTTCCCGGGTGCCGCCATCCGAAAAAGATATCCTCGCCGATCCATCACTTCTTCTTGTGTTGGTCTTTGGTTATCAACAGCTTTCCACGTGGTCTGGCGACGGCGGCACATTCTCTACATTTTCTTTGGTGTTGATATGTCGTAGAGGAATCTGACAAGTGTCAGAAGAGGTGTCACAGCGCATGCTGTGTGCCCACTGAGAGCCTACCCGAGACAAGTCTACATATACATTACACCCTGCTGTTTGGCTGGCTTTTATATCGAAATACTGTCACACGGTATTGATATTCCGTTCTTTGCCCCAAGCCTGTCATGAATATTCGATGTTTGCCATTCCCATAACTACAGACAACCCGGAGGCGACAAGCCACACCACCAAATGATCGCGATTCAGCCGCTTCGACTTCCAATGAGGGACACTGTGTTTCCTCCTGGACAGTGCAGACAGTCAATTGCACTTACCTCTCACATCCTGCAAAGAAACCGCTTGCTTCTTCCATCGGGTGAAGATGGCACCACACTTTTTATCGGGACTTTTTGCAACACGAGCTTGTTGGTGGACCGCAGCACTCAAAGTGGAAACTATCATTAAATAAAGCGCGACGACAGGCATCTCCCTGGCGACCTTCCACCGGACGTCGCGGATACGGCCACTGACTCGCAGGTCTTTCAGCATGTCCCATACTCAGAGATAAGCTGAAGGTATTCCCGACCTGCTGTTGTCAAGCCGCATAATCTCGATAGTGGCAGGGGCGGCACAAATCCTTGGACATGCCCACGCTGACCAAGCATGATGGTAGGGGTCAGTGTCCCTATCAGGCGTGATGCCGACGCAATACACCCTCGTACCCGCGCCTGAAGCACCACCGTCGCGACAAGCCCACAGTGGGGTGTTGCCTCTCTCGTGTCTTGTGGTGATCAGTGGAGAGTTTTGACGCACTGCCGGCCTGCCGGTTCCCAACTGCTGGCTGGCGTGACTGGTTGGAGAAAACTTCCATTTTTCAGCGTGTTTATTAAATCTTGTCCCtccttcaaccacctccttcaaCTTCATCACGGTTCACCACCTTCCAGTCTTTACGGTATTTCACGTTGTTTTCCAACAAAAACAGCACCACACATTCGTTCTTCATACATACACTCGTTAGTATACTTTTTACAAAACCAACCACGGCCATAATGCGCTCCTCCACCATTtccgtcctcctcggcgctGCCTCCATGGTCGCTGCCATCCAGatcacctccccttccaagAACGACGTTGTCGACCTCTCGGCCGGCGTCAAGGTCGAGTGGTCCACCGTCAACACCGACCCTGACTCGgcccacctcttcctcgtcaacatGGCCTCGGGCCACACCCCCTATAACAAGGACCTCGGTGAGGTCGACCTCTCGACCGGCTCCATCGTGATCACCGAGAAGGACGTCCCCGAGGACGGCGCCTTCCAGTTCAACTTCCAGAGCGTCAAGCAGAACAACATGGGCATCCTCGCCCAGAGCGAGCAGTTTgagaacaagaaggaggagggcaaggacaaggacgagaccaccaccaaggccaccaccaccacaggaGGTGCCAAGACCACCTTgaccactgccaccaccgctgctACCGCCGCTACCACCACTGGCGCCGATTCCGAGGACACCGACGATGAGGAGACTGAGACCAGCAGCACTTCTACTGGCACCTCCACCGGtaccgctgctgctgcttctggcACTTCTTCGGAGACCCCTGAAAGCGGTGCTGCTGGTCTTGCTGTCAAGGGCACCATGCTCGCCCTCGTTGCTGGTGTCTTGGCTGTCGTTGCCTAAGTCTGCGGAGAGTGAATAGCACTGTCCGTGTCAAGGGGTCATGTCAACTTTGAGGTTGGGTGTGAAGAGAGCGGTCCTGGGGAAAAGGGCCAGGGAGTTGGGTGCGTGAGCTCTGGAGAGGTCATAGTCGTTGATGTAATGACATAATAATGAGAGTTCATGCATTTGGTATCTTACGAACTCTGTCATCTTCTGGCGCTTTGCGTGTGATAATGGGTACATGGATTGGGATATGTAATGAGAAACACTTTGGATTAGATATAGACAATACTTGACATGTATTTGACGAAACAAAGGAGTCAGCTATAACGATTGCCATTGGTGTACTGCTCAATATCAACCTTACATGTTCCTTTGAGACGCATCGAGGCGGCGCAAGGGGGCACAGCATGTGATCGGCAGTCGACATTTCCAGAAACACATCATACATAGAACTACGAGTAGCATGCTGAGAAGCTTCCACGCCACCACCTTCTCTGTCCAAAGCCTCCCTATGCCTCTCAAGTCTCAATCGTCGTCACAggcacaacaacaaaatTGTCAAAGCTCATATTCACGACCGTGTTGGCAACAGTAGACCGAACCTCCAGCTGCAACACATTGCGCGTCGGGTTCGCATGGCAATCAAAAGTACTGCTCCTCTGCATCTAGTCAAACGCCGCCCCATTGCCTGAATGCATCGTGGTAACGCCAACTTGACCGACCACCCGACACCGCTTTGGCTGTTGGTCGTGAGCTTGGTGTCATAGTACAGCCTATACCTCACGCCCGCGACGCAGGTGATGGTCTGGCCGTATGTCAGGTTGGACGGCCCACGGGGTGGACGTTGTAGCCGGTGTAGAGGTGGAGGAAGTATCTGCCTTGGGGGGTGAtatggttggtggttgttccGACGGAAGAGGTTCCGCcgctgccggtggtggcgagGTTGTTCCATCCTCGGAGGCTGTTGCCTTCGAGATTGCCATTCTTGATGGGTGACGCCGCTGCGGCAACGGTTGGGCAGGCGGAGACGGAGGCAGAAGCGGTTGTGGTGACGGTTGTGGTGAAGGAAGAGACCTGGATCGAGGTTTCAAGCTGGATTTGGGTATGAGTCTCAGTCTCGACTTGTGTCTGGATGAGGGTGGCGGTTTGAGTCTGGATTTGGGTCTCAACCAGAGTCTGAGTCTGGATTTGGGTCTCAACCAGAGTCTGAGTCTGGGTCTCAACCTCAGTTTGGGTTTGTATGAGAGTCTCAGTCTCAGTCAGAGTCTGGGTCTGAGTCTCGGTGTGAAGCTGGGTATCGGTGTGGAAATGGGATTCGGTGTGGAATGAGTGTCGGTCTGGACATGAGGGTCTCGGTCTCAATGAGGACCTCGGTGATGGTCGAGACAAGAGTCTCCGCAGTCGCTGTCTCGGTCACAGTCTCCGCAACAGGAGGAAGCGTGGCAGTTTGGGTCTCCGTGACAGTGGCAACATCTTGCGAGGCGATGTGGATGGTTGTCTGAACCTCGACCcgggtgatggtggacaCAATGGTCGTGGCAGCAGGGCAATCGGTGGCAGCTGATGTGATGGTCTCCGTCAATGGTGGTGATATCGGTCGGCGCCGAG of Podospora pseudopauciseta strain CBS 411.78 chromosome 7 map unlocalized CBS411.78m_7, whole genome shotgun sequence contains these proteins:
- a CDS encoding uncharacterized protein (COG:S; EggNog:ENOG503P5N3) is translated as MRSSTISVLLGAASMVAAIQITSPSKNDVVDLSAGVKVEWSTVNTDPDSAHLFLVNMASGHTPYNKDLGEVDLSTGSIVITEKDVPEDGAFQFNFQSVKQNNMGILAQSEQFENKKEEGKDKDETTTKATTTTGGAKTTLTTATTAATAATTTGADSEDTDDEETETSSTSTGTSTGTAAAASGTSSETPESGAAGLAVKGTMLALVAGVLAVVA